The Methanothrix soehngenii GP6 genome has a window encoding:
- a CDS encoding cysteate synthase — MGEYLLRCVSDGSVRPPYSLSCPHDSSLLRAEYKSRQLEIKDLPGIWRFIDWLPVKGIIEKATGRSVTYKSQGLARELDLENLYISFNGYWPEKHASLPTCSFKDLEAAPTMQMLLDKGERSSLVVASAGNTARAFAHIASLTGQELVLFVPEKALERMWTIVPPGRITLIAVKGDYLDAIQMAEKVQSRKGFTPEGGARNIARRDGMGTVMLDAAVTIGRTPDHYFQAVGSGTGGISAWEASLRLKNDGRFHPELPLPRLHLAQNIPNAPIYYAWKALEPEPYQEEMFDDVLFNRKPPLDMPGGVRDALKATEGMVYGITDREASKARDLFEQSEEIDILNAPAVAVAALQKAIEAKSVSSKDIILLNITGGGMARMKEDHSRHMLQPDVAVSSWEDAALFLEEGS; from the coding sequence ATGGGAGAATATCTGCTCAGATGCGTGAGCGATGGATCGGTTCGGCCTCCATATTCACTTAGCTGCCCTCATGATAGCTCGCTGTTGCGCGCGGAGTACAAATCCAGACAGCTGGAGATAAAGGACCTTCCCGGTATCTGGCGATTCATTGACTGGCTTCCTGTCAAGGGGATTATTGAGAAAGCAACCGGAAGGTCGGTGACCTACAAAAGCCAGGGGCTGGCAAGGGAGCTGGATCTAGAGAACCTTTATATCAGCTTCAATGGCTACTGGCCGGAGAAGCATGCAAGTTTGCCCACCTGTAGCTTCAAGGACCTGGAAGCTGCGCCAACCATGCAGATGCTCCTGGATAAGGGGGAAAGGTCATCACTGGTGGTGGCCTCAGCAGGAAACACCGCCCGCGCATTTGCCCATATAGCATCTCTGACTGGCCAGGAGCTGGTCTTATTTGTTCCGGAAAAAGCTCTGGAAAGAATGTGGACGATTGTACCACCAGGGAGAATAACTCTGATCGCAGTCAAAGGCGATTACCTTGATGCCATTCAGATGGCAGAGAAGGTGCAATCCCGAAAGGGTTTCACCCCCGAGGGAGGGGCGAGGAATATCGCCCGCCGGGATGGAATGGGAACGGTGATGCTGGATGCAGCGGTAACAATTGGACGCACGCCCGATCACTATTTCCAGGCGGTGGGAAGCGGCACTGGAGGCATATCCGCCTGGGAGGCCAGCCTGCGGCTGAAAAACGATGGCCGGTTCCACCCGGAACTTCCTTTGCCCAGGCTGCATCTGGCCCAGAATATACCCAATGCCCCCATCTACTATGCCTGGAAAGCTCTGGAGCCCGAGCCGTACCAGGAGGAGATGTTCGATGATGTCCTGTTCAATCGCAAGCCTCCATTGGACATGCCCGGCGGAGTCAGAGACGCCCTGAAGGCCACGGAGGGCATGGTTTACGGAATCACAGACAGAGAGGCCAGCAAAGCCAGGGACCTATTCGAGCAGTCTGAGGAGATAGATATTCTCAATGCCCCTGCCGTTGCTGTGGCCGCGCTGCAAAAGGCGATAGAAGCGAAGAGCGTCTCCTCAAAGGATATCATACTTCTCAATATAACCGGCGGCGGCATGGCAAGGATGAAAGAGGATCATTCCCGCCATATGCTGCAGCCGGATGTTGCAGTCTCCTCTTGGGAGGATGCAGCCCTATTTCTGGAGGAAGGATCGTGA
- a CDS encoding ATP-binding cassette domain-containing protein yields MSQAAVRDKTNSQPLTLTVQGGVDKCGHQDLVHEIEISRGEIIGIVGPTGSGKSTLISDIEQFALGDTPTGRSILINGQVPKNEQRYDPRKKLVAQLSQNMHFLADMQVGEFLRMHAKSRGKDPNQADKVIELANTLTGEPISPEFQLTILSGGQSRALMVADIAVISDSPIVLIDEIENAGIKKQEALRLLSGEGKIVVVVTHDPMLALMATRRIVMKNGGMTKVISTSNEEQRIFLDIERVDGWLTGLRETIRQGEVVA; encoded by the coding sequence ATGAGCCAGGCAGCGGTCCGCGATAAGACCAACAGTCAGCCCTTGACGCTCACCGTTCAGGGTGGAGTGGACAAGTGCGGCCACCAGGATCTTGTCCATGAGATAGAGATCTCCCGGGGAGAGATAATAGGAATCGTAGGGCCCACGGGCTCAGGCAAGAGCACTCTTATCTCCGATATAGAGCAGTTTGCTCTAGGAGATACCCCCACTGGGCGCAGCATTCTGATCAATGGCCAGGTGCCGAAAAACGAGCAGCGTTATGACCCGAGAAAGAAGCTGGTCGCCCAGCTCTCCCAGAATATGCACTTCCTGGCGGACATGCAGGTGGGAGAATTCCTGCGGATGCATGCCAAGTCTCGGGGCAAAGATCCTAATCAGGCGGACAAAGTCATCGAGCTGGCCAATACCCTGACCGGTGAGCCCATAAGCCCCGAGTTTCAGCTCACCATTCTCAGCGGCGGCCAATCCCGGGCCCTGATGGTGGCGGACATTGCTGTTATCAGCGACTCGCCAATAGTATTGATAGACGAGATCGAGAACGCGGGAATAAAAAAGCAGGAGGCATTGCGCCTCCTTTCCGGCGAGGGAAAGATAGTGGTGGTGGTAACTCACGATCCTATGCTGGCCCTGATGGCCACCCGCAGGATTGTGATGAAAAACGGGGGCATGACCAAGGTCATCAGCACCAGTAACGAGGAGCAGAGGATCTTTCTGGATATCGAGAGGGTAGACGGCTGGCTCACCGGCCTGCGTGAGACCATCCGTCAGGGCGAGGTAGTAGCTTGA
- a CDS encoding GTP-binding protein has protein sequence MKMVVVAGTPGSGKTSVLMHAVKDLIKAGAAPALVKIDCMWTEDDLRFKRLGLPVAVGLSKDMCPDHYAIYNVDEMLGWAKEQGAGILLNETAGLCLRCAPYPDQALAICVIDVTTGPNSPLKVGPLLTTADAAVMTKGDLVSQAEREVFRERILEANPGCRIIEANGLTGKGSSEFAELILSWPEISGVMTLRHNPPLAICTLCTGELRVSKEHHRGMLRHLDGFMEYTGE, from the coding sequence TTGAAGATGGTGGTGGTGGCGGGGACGCCGGGATCGGGCAAGACATCAGTTCTCATGCATGCGGTAAAGGATCTGATCAAGGCAGGAGCTGCTCCTGCTCTGGTGAAGATCGACTGCATGTGGACCGAGGACGACCTCCGCTTCAAAAGGCTCGGCCTGCCCGTAGCCGTGGGCCTGTCAAAGGATATGTGTCCCGATCACTATGCCATCTACAATGTGGATGAGATGCTCGGCTGGGCAAAGGAGCAGGGGGCGGGAATCCTGCTAAACGAGACTGCCGGCCTCTGCTTGCGCTGCGCTCCTTATCCGGATCAAGCTCTGGCCATCTGCGTGATCGATGTCACCACCGGCCCCAACAGTCCGCTGAAGGTGGGGCCGCTCCTCACTACCGCCGATGCTGCGGTCATGACCAAGGGCGACCTCGTCTCCCAGGCGGAGAGGGAGGTCTTCAGAGAGCGCATCCTGGAAGCAAATCCCGGTTGCCGGATCATCGAGGCAAACGGCCTGACCGGCAAGGGCTCCTCTGAATTCGCCGAGCTGATCTTGAGCTGGCCGGAGATCTCGGGAGTGATGACCTTGCGGCATAATCCTCCTTTAGCCATCTGCACCTTATGTACCGGCGAGTTGCGCGTCTCCAAGGAGCACCACAGGGGAATGCTCCGTCATCTGGATGGATTCATGGAGTACACCGGCGAATGA
- a CDS encoding (Fe-S)-binding protein: MDSWSTPANDEVDEVWRIVKRIEKLLPGYNCGECGFSSCREFAGKLVDVAGLVRCPILKQERFSGRAEEIAGLLGSSERTEEIVGVLDGLMADFSLSPLPGEPSCREDLHPFNPEARLEEGDIFRYRPLGCPITHFAKVLKSSQGVVTVHLIGPVHLLLGLPAPEDIGICLVLAFEGTICRGRRPEVGETVRFLPEHCMMQKVHSGVVVHSEGERLRIEGIDLKVW; encoded by the coding sequence ATGGATTCATGGAGTACACCGGCGAATGATGAGGTTGATGAGGTTTGGAGGATCGTGAAGCGGATTGAGAAGCTCCTGCCGGGGTACAACTGCGGGGAGTGCGGATTTTCCAGTTGCCGGGAGTTTGCCGGAAAGCTGGTGGATGTGGCAGGCCTTGTGAGGTGTCCCATCCTCAAGCAGGAGAGGTTCAGTGGCAGGGCGGAGGAGATTGCCGGCCTCCTCGGCTCTTCGGAGAGGACAGAGGAGATAGTAGGCGTTTTGGATGGTCTTATGGCTGACTTCTCTCTATCACCCCTTCCAGGGGAGCCATCCTGCCGGGAGGACCTGCATCCCTTCAATCCCGAGGCCCGGCTTGAGGAGGGCGACATCTTCCGCTACCGGCCGCTGGGCTGTCCCATCACTCATTTTGCCAAAGTGCTCAAATCCAGCCAGGGCGTCGTTACCGTCCATCTGATCGGGCCGGTTCATCTGCTCCTGGGATTGCCTGCGCCCGAGGACATTGGCATATGCCTGGTTTTGGCCTTCGAGGGCACAATATGCCGGGGCAGGAGGCCGGAGGTGGGGGAGACGGTGCGATTTCTGCCCGAGCACTGCATGATGCAGAAGGTGCACTCGGGAGTGGTGGTGCACTCGGAGGGGGAGAGGTTGAGGATAGAAGGGATTGATTTGAAGGTGTGGTAG
- a CDS encoding BaiN/RdsA family NAD(P)/FAD-dependent oxidoreductase has protein sequence MTLMRAVFMRQEVEDQSELEQKGLLDDCPGRRYDLIVIGAGPAGLFCAINCRQNARNDDHRRDNRRILILEKKGSPGRKLLLSGSGQCNITHEGEIRNFLNHYGEHGRFLRPAIMGFTNQDLIYYFKAKGLEMASEPSGKIFPQTRRSKDVLDILIEDCKKADIEIQCRKDVRTVNRIEDGFALLGDGFSYRSSILVIATGGCSYPATGSSGDGYRFARSLGHRVTEIGPALTPVIIKDYPFHDLAGISFENIKISLNNLKKTREGQGDILLTHEGLSGPAILDLSRYIQPEDTLKLSFVPKEKRAALEGWILELSGKEGSRTVKSLLSSIPCSVPLPYRLIGRIIEICGIDPDLGLSQLRRRERMHLVDILVGLPLTVSRPDGFEAAMVTRGGVDWREVNPKTMQSRLVKGLYLAGEVLDVDGDTGGYNLQSCFSTAMLAARSIRKSWDGKMN, from the coding sequence ATGACATTGATGCGGGCTGTATTCATGCGGCAAGAAGTTGAAGACCAGAGTGAATTGGAGCAGAAAGGGCTTCTTGATGATTGCCCTGGCAGGAGATATGATCTGATCGTCATAGGCGCAGGTCCCGCAGGCCTATTTTGCGCCATAAACTGCCGGCAGAACGCCAGAAATGATGATCATCGAAGAGATAACAGGCGTATCCTCATCCTTGAAAAGAAAGGATCCCCCGGAAGGAAGCTTCTCCTATCCGGCTCCGGCCAATGCAACATAACCCATGAGGGAGAAATCCGCAACTTCCTCAATCACTACGGAGAGCATGGCCGATTTCTTCGGCCGGCCATCATGGGCTTCACAAACCAGGATCTCATCTATTACTTTAAGGCAAAAGGGCTCGAAATGGCAAGCGAGCCCAGTGGCAAGATATTTCCCCAGACCCGCAGGTCAAAGGATGTGCTCGACATCCTGATCGAGGACTGCAAGAAGGCTGATATTGAAATCCAATGCCGGAAGGATGTCAGGACTGTCAACAGAATAGAGGACGGATTCGCTCTCTTGGGTGACGGCTTTAGTTATCGATCCTCCATTCTGGTCATTGCCACCGGCGGATGCTCCTATCCTGCCACAGGTTCCTCTGGAGACGGCTATAGATTCGCTCGCTCCCTCGGCCACAGGGTGACAGAGATCGGGCCAGCTCTGACCCCAGTTATCATAAAAGACTATCCATTTCATGATCTAGCAGGTATATCCTTTGAGAATATAAAAATTTCTTTAAATAATCTCAAGAAGACCAGGGAGGGGCAGGGCGACATTCTGCTCACTCACGAAGGGCTTTCCGGTCCTGCTATTCTTGACCTGTCTCGATATATCCAGCCAGAAGATACCTTGAAGCTCTCTTTTGTCCCGAAAGAGAAGCGTGCAGCTCTGGAGGGATGGATTCTGGAGTTATCTGGAAAGGAGGGTAGCCGCACGGTAAAGTCGCTCCTATCCAGTATCCCCTGCTCCGTCCCTCTGCCATACAGGCTGATTGGGCGAATTATTGAGATCTGTGGGATCGATCCAGATCTCGGCCTCTCTCAACTGAGAAGAAGGGAACGAATGCATCTGGTAGATATCCTGGTCGGCCTGCCGCTGACCGTATCAAGGCCGGATGGCTTTGAAGCAGCCATGGTCACAAGGGGAGGAGTGGACTGGAGAGAGGTCAATCCCAAGACGATGCAATCAAGACTGGTAAAGGGGTTATATCTGGCAGGAGAGGTGCTCGATGTGGATGGCGATACAGGAGGATACAACTTGCAGTCCTGTTTTTCCACAGCAATGCTGGCTGCCAGAAGCATAAGAAAGAGCTGGGATGGCAAAATGAATTAG
- a CDS encoding tetratricopeptide repeat protein: MKNTDPYDQNAGSWTGTDPFSTGPSGHETDPFEPDIPNQWVNKGHELVKKGSYKDAINCYNEALKLNPNLPRAWCSKGYALIKLKKYKESHACLDEALRINPRHVSCWTIKGWAFNCQNKHKDALVYLDRAIELDPHYVDAWYQKHLALNDLNRKAEADVALAKARELGFKG, from the coding sequence ATGAAAAATACTGATCCATACGACCAAAATGCGGGTAGTTGGACTGGAACTGATCCATTTTCTACAGGACCGAGCGGGCATGAAACAGATCCATTTGAGCCTGATATTCCTAATCAGTGGGTAAATAAGGGACATGAGCTTGTTAAAAAAGGGTCCTATAAAGATGCAATCAATTGCTACAATGAGGCCCTAAAGCTAAATCCCAACTTGCCGAGAGCTTGGTGTTCAAAAGGCTATGCCCTTATTAAATTGAAGAAGTACAAAGAATCTCATGCATGTCTGGATGAGGCTTTGCGAATCAATCCAAGACATGTCTCCTGCTGGACCATAAAGGGCTGGGCATTTAATTGCCAGAATAAGCACAAGGATGCCTTGGTATATCTGGATAGAGCCATTGAACTAGATCCTCATTATGTAGATGCATGGTACCAGAAGCATCTGGCACTCAATGATCTTAATCGTAAAGCAGAAGCGGATGTGGCCCTCGCCAAAGCCAGAGAATTAGGCTTTAAAGGCTAA
- a CDS encoding ribose 1,5-bisphosphate isomerase, which produces MKPIDRVTETAEKISSMEIRGAGRIATAAAASLKEYALAVQAESFEDFNQKTAVAADLLLKTRPTAVSLSNAIRMVMKYKADDIDGARQAIATNADRFIENSQKAVEKIGQIGSKRIREGDTVLTHCNSNAAISVISAAHKSGKNIKVIATESRPRFQGITTIGMLDQMGIETELIVDSAVRSVMNDVDLVVVGADVITANGTLVNKIGTAQIALCAREARTSFMVAAETYKFSPETILGELVTIEEREATEVLADISKYKHVRVRNPAFDVTPHQYIDLICTEAGAISPEMSYLIIRERLGWEMKVESS; this is translated from the coding sequence ATGAAGCCAATAGATCGGGTTACGGAGACTGCAGAGAAGATCAGCAGCATGGAGATCAGAGGTGCAGGGAGAATTGCCACTGCCGCAGCTGCCTCTCTGAAGGAATATGCTCTGGCCGTCCAGGCGGAGAGCTTCGAGGACTTCAACCAGAAGACCGCGGTTGCCGCAGACCTGCTCCTCAAGACCAGGCCCACGGCAGTCTCCCTCTCCAATGCCATAAGAATGGTGATGAAGTATAAGGCAGATGACATCGATGGCGCCCGCCAGGCCATAGCCACCAATGCAGATCGCTTCATCGAGAACTCCCAGAAAGCGGTGGAGAAGATCGGCCAGATCGGCAGTAAGAGGATCAGAGAAGGGGATACTGTCCTCACCCACTGCAACTCAAATGCCGCCATCTCCGTGATCAGTGCTGCCCATAAATCCGGAAAGAATATCAAGGTGATAGCCACCGAATCCCGCCCCAGATTCCAGGGAATCACCACCATCGGCATGCTCGACCAGATGGGCATAGAGACGGAGCTGATCGTGGACTCGGCGGTGCGGAGCGTTATGAACGACGTGGACCTGGTGGTGGTGGGAGCGGATGTGATAACCGCCAACGGCACCCTGGTCAATAAGATCGGCACCGCCCAGATCGCCCTGTGCGCCCGCGAGGCCAGGACCAGCTTCATGGTGGCTGCCGAGACCTATAAGTTCAGCCCGGAGACGATTTTAGGGGAGCTGGTCACCATCGAGGAGCGTGAGGCCACAGAAGTACTGGCCGATATCTCCAAATACAAACACGTCAGGGTGCGCAACCCCGCCTTCGATGTCACCCCCCATCAGTACATCGACCTGATCTGCACTGAGGCAGGGGCCATATCGCCGGAGATGAGCTACTTGATCATCCGGGAACGGCTGGGCTGGGAGATGAAAGTGGAGAGCAGCTGA
- a CDS encoding phosphoribosylformylglycinamidine synthase subunit PurS, producing the protein MLINLRVWLKIPDAEAATVKNTLVRRLSYGKVLEDVKKERLISIQVDSGDPEELARAFARELVNENKESHKILIDRLEFEEGYVPVKVALHIEDGEAIAIRDRLRKRLGYQNVVDVKKATVWKLYFRLLRPEAEITAREIAEKLLINPHKDSYEIML; encoded by the coding sequence ATGTTGATCAATCTGCGCGTCTGGCTGAAGATACCGGATGCAGAAGCGGCCACGGTGAAGAACACCCTTGTCCGGCGACTGAGCTATGGAAAGGTTTTAGAGGATGTGAAAAAGGAGCGGCTCATTTCCATCCAGGTCGATTCCGGGGATCCTGAGGAACTGGCCAGGGCTTTTGCCCGGGAGCTGGTCAATGAGAACAAAGAGAGCCATAAGATCCTGATTGACCGGCTGGAGTTCGAGGAGGGCTATGTGCCGGTTAAGGTTGCCCTGCATATAGAGGATGGCGAGGCAATTGCCATCAGGGACAGGCTCAGAAAGAGGTTAGGCTACCAGAATGTGGTGGACGTGAAGAAGGCGACCGTCTGGAAGCTGTACTTCAGGCTCCTCCGGCCGGAGGCGGAGATCACTGCCCGGGAGATTGCAGAAAAGCTGCTCATAAATCCGCATAAGGACAGCTATGAGATAATGCTGTGA
- the purQ gene encoding phosphoribosylformylglycinamidine synthase I — MKIAVMQFPGTNCEFETLVAVKEVGMEGEIFRWNRPEEELSGFDGFIIPGGFSYQDRVRAGAVASKEPVLKALNEEAALGKPILGICNGFQILVEAGLLPGLVPGTGKVQMALAQNVMVSEGEIVRRGYYCDWVYLRHDASSRRCSGSYQIEMGALLKIPIAHGEGNLVTASPGLIKKLNDQEQVVFRYCDRNGRVIDEFPVNVNGSTESIAAICNPEGNVLGMMPHPERAFFAWQLPSFDPRKHRPNEPGPGRRIFESMKRYIEVESC; from the coding sequence ATGAAGATCGCAGTGATGCAGTTCCCCGGGACGAACTGCGAGTTCGAAACCCTGGTGGCAGTCAAAGAGGTGGGCATGGAGGGCGAGATCTTCCGCTGGAACCGGCCAGAGGAGGAGCTGTCCGGCTTTGATGGATTCATCATTCCGGGAGGATTCTCCTATCAGGATAGGGTTAGGGCGGGAGCCGTCGCCTCCAAGGAGCCGGTCTTAAAGGCCCTGAATGAGGAGGCGGCATTAGGTAAGCCGATTCTGGGAATCTGCAATGGCTTTCAGATCCTGGTCGAGGCTGGCCTGTTGCCTGGTCTGGTCCCTGGCACGGGAAAGGTACAGATGGCTCTGGCCCAGAATGTGATGGTCTCTGAAGGGGAGATCGTCCGCCGGGGCTACTATTGCGACTGGGTGTACCTGCGGCACGATGCCTCATCCAGAAGGTGCAGCGGCTCGTACCAGATTGAGATGGGCGCTCTCCTGAAGATACCGATAGCCCATGGAGAAGGAAACCTGGTAACTGCATCGCCTGGCCTGATCAAGAAGCTCAATGATCAGGAGCAGGTGGTCTTCCGCTACTGCGACCGCAACGGCCGGGTGATAGACGAGTTCCCTGTGAATGTTAACGGCAGCACAGAGAGCATTGCTGCCATCTGCAATCCAGAAGGAAACGTCCTGGGAATGATGCCCCATCCGGAGAGGGCGTTCTTTGCCTGGCAGCTTCCCTCCTTCGATCCGAGAAAGCACAGGCCCAATGAGCCGGGTCCTGGAAGGAGGATCTTTGAGTCGATGAAGCGCTACATAGAGGTGGAGTCATGTTGA
- the purL gene encoding phosphoribosylformylglycinamidine synthase subunit PurL, translating into MKIIGLADPEVESSLRGAGIGMSVDEARSIAQVLGRDPTLTELFCYDAMWSEHCSYKSSRATLKEFLPSDAPNVVMGPVEDSGIVAIDDKWCVVISHESHNHPSQILPNEGAATGIGGIVRDVNCMGATVVATADPLRFGDPFGPKANKVRWVAEGVVDGIWQYGNALGVPNIAGDVVFSESFDDNCLVNVVSLGIVRRDQIIRSRAPPLAGEKGYDVILVGKPTDASGLGGVTFASEALREEDEETNRGAVQIPDPFLKNVLFKANSDLFRMVRESGIEIGFKDLGGGGFTCATSEMGAAGGFGMEIDLDEMHKAADFPPEVLSIAETQERFLIIAPEELREKILNIYNEDWDLPNVYEGARASVVGKINTGDRFVVRHKGETVCDVPIQHLTAGIRYQRAESERVYSESEPESREPEDYNEVLLRILNSPNIASREHIYRYYDTEVMGNAVIRPGEADAGLIAPVRGEKFGVALAVDSNPFYGRISPYWGGATSVAEAMRNVAAIGATPATLTDCLNYGNPEKPEAFWEFREGVKGLAESCKNLWLKDYKDERIPVPIVSGNVSFYNESPQGSVDPSPVIACVGIIRDFDKAITMDLKAAGEELYLIGPRFDELGGSEYYQTILGVMGANVPRVRFDLERSMIYAVIDAIDEGLIAAAHDISNGGLAATAMEMAVTRPAKFGLELDLDGVVCGDLDLRTDKLLFSESSGFLLEAKAGKEKRLEELLKSYDLLPAKIGRVTAKRRIRITRKGETVADLDLDLARNAWTRGLAEAMR; encoded by the coding sequence TTGAAGATAATCGGTCTTGCCGATCCTGAAGTAGAATCAAGTCTCCGCGGGGCGGGCATAGGCATGTCCGTCGATGAAGCGCGTTCCATCGCCCAGGTTCTGGGCCGCGATCCAACCCTCACCGAGCTATTCTGCTACGATGCCATGTGGTCGGAGCATTGCTCTTACAAGAGCTCCCGCGCCACTTTAAAGGAATTCCTGCCCTCAGATGCCCCCAATGTAGTAATGGGCCCGGTCGAGGACTCGGGAATAGTGGCCATAGATGACAAATGGTGCGTGGTCATATCCCATGAGAGCCACAACCATCCCAGTCAGATCCTGCCAAATGAGGGGGCAGCAACGGGCATCGGGGGAATCGTCCGCGATGTGAACTGCATGGGGGCAACTGTGGTTGCCACCGCGGACCCTCTGCGCTTCGGAGATCCTTTCGGCCCCAAGGCAAACAAGGTTCGCTGGGTGGCAGAGGGGGTGGTGGACGGAATCTGGCAGTACGGCAATGCCCTGGGCGTGCCGAACATAGCCGGGGATGTGGTCTTTAGTGAGAGCTTCGACGATAACTGCCTGGTGAACGTGGTATCCCTGGGAATAGTCCGGCGCGACCAGATTATCCGATCCCGCGCTCCTCCGCTGGCGGGGGAGAAAGGCTACGACGTTATCCTGGTGGGAAAGCCCACGGACGCAAGCGGGTTGGGCGGGGTCACCTTTGCCTCTGAAGCCCTGCGAGAGGAGGACGAGGAGACCAACCGGGGAGCAGTGCAGATCCCGGATCCTTTCCTGAAGAACGTCCTCTTCAAGGCGAACAGCGATCTATTCCGCATGGTGCGGGAGTCGGGAATCGAGATCGGGTTCAAAGACCTTGGAGGCGGGGGCTTCACCTGTGCCACATCGGAGATGGGGGCTGCTGGAGGCTTTGGCATGGAGATCGACCTGGACGAGATGCACAAAGCTGCAGACTTTCCTCCCGAAGTGCTGAGCATAGCCGAGACCCAGGAGCGTTTCTTGATCATCGCCCCTGAAGAGCTGAGAGAGAAGATCCTGAATATCTACAATGAGGACTGGGATCTGCCCAACGTCTACGAGGGAGCAAGGGCGAGCGTTGTGGGCAAGATCAATACCGGCGACAGGTTTGTCGTCCGGCATAAGGGAGAGACGGTATGCGATGTGCCCATCCAGCACCTCACAGCGGGCATCCGCTACCAAAGGGCTGAATCCGAGAGGGTCTATAGCGAATCTGAGCCCGAATCCCGAGAGCCTGAGGACTACAATGAGGTTCTGCTCAGGATCCTGAATTCGCCGAACATCGCCTCCCGGGAGCATATCTACCGATACTACGATACCGAGGTCATGGGCAATGCGGTGATCAGGCCGGGCGAGGCGGATGCAGGGCTCATCGCCCCCGTGCGGGGGGAGAAGTTCGGCGTGGCACTGGCCGTGGACTCCAATCCCTTTTACGGCCGGATCAGCCCCTATTGGGGGGGAGCGACCTCAGTGGCTGAGGCGATGAGAAATGTGGCTGCCATAGGCGCGACGCCAGCCACTCTCACCGACTGCCTGAACTACGGCAATCCGGAGAAGCCCGAGGCCTTCTGGGAGTTTAGGGAAGGGGTGAAGGGATTGGCCGAGTCCTGCAAGAACCTCTGGCTGAAGGATTATAAGGATGAGAGAATTCCCGTACCCATAGTCTCAGGGAATGTGAGCTTCTACAATGAGTCTCCCCAGGGTTCTGTGGACCCCTCGCCCGTGATCGCCTGTGTGGGAATCATAAGGGATTTCGACAAAGCGATCACTATGGATCTGAAGGCGGCTGGCGAGGAGCTTTATCTTATCGGCCCCAGGTTCGATGAGCTGGGAGGCTCGGAGTATTATCAGACCATCCTTGGGGTCATGGGAGCAAATGTCCCTCGGGTTCGATTTGACCTGGAGAGGAGCATGATCTATGCCGTCATCGATGCCATTGATGAGGGCTTGATTGCTGCAGCCCATGACATATCCAACGGCGGGCTGGCGGCGACGGCAATGGAGATGGCCGTAACCCGGCCAGCTAAGTTCGGCCTGGAGCTGGACCTGGATGGGGTGGTGTGCGGCGACTTGGATCTGAGAACCGATAAACTGCTTTTCTCAGAGTCTTCGGGATTCCTTCTGGAAGCGAAAGCAGGAAAGGAGAAGAGGCTGGAGGAGCTACTGAAAAGCTACGACCTCCTGCCGGCAAAGATCGGCAGAGTGACGGCGAAAAGAAGGATCAGGATAACCAGAAAGGGGGAGACGGTGGCCGACCTGGACCTGGATCTGGCGAGGAATGCATGGACCCGTGGCCTCGCGGAGGCGATGAGATGA
- a CDS encoding 2TM domain-containing protein encodes MAGKIDEYKKLFREATVADQMKLFKLHIAIYLVVNIIWLILNMMGYIKIDPALAMWYSPVGWGILVIVHYWFYIRGAENLCMLREEMVEAKIG; translated from the coding sequence ATGGCGGGAAAAATTGATGAGTATAAAAAGCTCTTCCGAGAAGCCACTGTTGCTGACCAGATGAAGCTCTTCAAACTCCACATCGCTATATATCTGGTAGTGAACATAATTTGGCTGATATTGAACATGATGGGCTATATAAAAATTGATCCTGCCCTGGCAATGTGGTACTCGCCAGTCGGATGGGGCATCCTGGTGATTGTGCACTACTGGTTCTACATCCGGGGAGCAGAAAACCTGTGCATGCTCAGAGAAGAGATGGTGGAGGCCAAGATAGGATAA